In a genomic window of Primulina huaijiensis isolate GDHJ02 chromosome 10, ASM1229523v2, whole genome shotgun sequence:
- the LOC140986771 gene encoding proline--tRNA ligase, chloroplastic/mitochondrial-like isoform X1 has protein sequence MATTYEDLSSLIIQRHHQMGALRLPSLTSFSSAAAAVIPRCHPCRRIRLPLRRITASNFSSQSSTAQKELATPSEVKDGSQKPKLQQEKERVITPRSQDFNAWYLDIIANAELADYGPVRGTMVIRPYGYAIWEAIQEYLNVKFKETGHSNMYFPQFIPYSFIEKEASHVEGFSPELALVTIGGGKELEEKLVVRPTSETIVNHMFTQWIHSYRDLPLMINQWVNVTRWEMRTKPFVRTLEFLWQEGHTAHATPEEAEKEVNSFCSKKCSYSSNSLHFHLTNSSTELQALQMIDVYIKFAYEEAAIPVIAGRKSKMETFAGASKTYTIEAMMGDRKALQAGTSHNLGQNFSRAFGTQFTDENGQRQHVWQTSWAISTRFVGGIIMTHGDDIGLMLPPNLAPVQVMIVPIWKKPDEKAGVLNAASSAREILQAAGIKVKVDDSEQRTPGWKFNFWEMKGVPLRIEIGPRDVLSGSVVVSRRDIPGKQGKEFGISMESSTLVAYVKSKLDDVQSSLLERATSFRDSNIIDVVSYNELKEAIAQGKWARGPWSASDKDEQKVKEETGATIRCFPFEQPTGTKKCLMTGNPADEVAIFAKSY, from the exons ATGGCAACGACATATGAAGACCTCTCATCTCTAATTATACAGCGCCACCACCAAATGGGTGCTCTTCGACTCCCTTCCCTCACTTCATTCTCCTCCGCCGCCGCGGCGGTGATTCCTCGCTGTCACCCCTGCCGTCGGATACGCCTGCCACTCCGTCGCATCACCGCGTCGAATTTCTCCTCCCAAAGCAGCACCGCTCAGAAAGAACTCGCGACTCCTTCCGAAGTCAAAGATGGCTCGCAAAAGCCCAAACTTCAGCAGGAAAAGGAGCGGGTTATTACCCCTCGCTCGCAGGACTTCAATGCTTGGTATTTGGACATAATTGCTAATGCGGAGCTAGCTGATTATGGCCCTGTCCGTGGAACCATGGTTATTCGCCCCTACGGTTACGCCATCTGGGAGGCGATTCag GAGTATTTGAATGTGAAGTTTAAGGAGACTGGTCATAGTAATATGTATTTCCCCCAG TTTATACCATATTCATTCATTGAGAAAGAAGCTAGCCATGTTGAAGGTTTTAGTCCAGAATTAGCTCTTGTTACAATTGGAGGAGGGAAGGAGCTAGAAGAAAAGCTTGTG GTTCGACCTACTAGTGAAACAATTGTAAACCACATGTTCACTCAATGGATCCATAGTTACCGTGATCTTCCACTTATGATCAATCAG TGGGTAAATGTGACAAGGTGGGAGATGCGTACTAAACCATTTGTCAGAACTCTTGAATTTCTTTGGCAGGAGGGTCACACGGCTCATGCCACTCCAGAAGAGGCAGAAAAGGAGGttaattctttttgttcaaaGAAATGTTCATATAGCTCAAACTCTTTGCACTTTCATTTAACCAACTCGTCCACTGAACTGCAGGCGTTACAAATGATTGACGTATATATCAAATTCGCTTATGAGGAAGCTGCAATACCAGTTATTGCAGGTCGTAAATCAAAGATGGAGACATTTGCAGGTGCTTCAAAGACCTATACCATTGAAGCAATGATGGGAGATCGGAAGGCTTTGCAGGCTGGAACAAGTCACAACCTTGGGCAGAATTTTTCTCGTGCATTTGGAACACAG TTCACTGATGAGAATGGACAAAGGCAACATGTATGGCAGACATCATGGGCAATTAGCACCAGGTTTGTTGGTGGTATAATTATGACGCATGGAGATGACATTGGCTTGATGCTTCCTCCAAATCTAGCACCTGTGCAG GTTATGATAGTTCCAATCTGGAAGAAGCCCGATGAGAAAGCAGGAGTTTTAAATGCTGCCTCATCTGCGAGAGAAATTCTTCAAGCTGCCGGAATCAAGGTTAAAGTTGATGACTCAGAGCAGAGAACACCTGGGTGGAAGTTCAACTTTTGGGAAATGAAG GGGGTACCTCTGAGGATTGAAATTGGTCCTCGAGATGTTTTGAGTGGGAGTGTGGTTGTTTCTAGAAGAGATATTCCTGGAAAACAAGGAAAAGAATTCGGTATATCCATGGAATCTTCAACTTTGGTGGCTTATGTAAAAAGCAAGTTGGATGATGTCCAATCCTCACTTCTAGAACGAGCGACATCATTCCGAGATAG CAACATTATCGACGTGGTTTCTTACAACGAACTGAAAGAGGCAATAGCTCAAGGAAAATGGGCTAGGGGCCCTTGGTCAGCCAG CGACAAAGATGAACAAAAGGTGAAAGAAGAAACGGGGGCGACTATTAGATGTTTCCCTTTTGAACAGCCTACGGGAACCAAGAAATGCTTGATGACTGGCAATCCAGCAGATGAAGTTGCAATTTTCGCCAAATCTTATTAG
- the LOC140986771 gene encoding proline--tRNA ligase, chloroplastic/mitochondrial-like isoform X2 has protein sequence MATTYEDLSSLIIQRHHQMGALRLPSLTSFSSAAAAVIPRCHPCRRIRLPLRRITASNFSSQSSTAQKELATPSEVKDGSQKPKLQQEKERVITPRSQDFNAWYLDIIANAELADYGPVRGTMVIRPYGYAIWEAIQEYLNVKFKETGHSNMYFPQFIPYSFIEKEASHVEGFSPELALVTIGGGKELEEKLVVRPTSETIVNHMFTQWIHSYRDLPLMINQWVNVTRWEMRTKPFVRTLEFLWQEGHTAHATPEEAEKEALQMIDVYIKFAYEEAAIPVIAGRKSKMETFAGASKTYTIEAMMGDRKALQAGTSHNLGQNFSRAFGTQFTDENGQRQHVWQTSWAISTRFVGGIIMTHGDDIGLMLPPNLAPVQVMIVPIWKKPDEKAGVLNAASSAREILQAAGIKVKVDDSEQRTPGWKFNFWEMKGVPLRIEIGPRDVLSGSVVVSRRDIPGKQGKEFGISMESSTLVAYVKSKLDDVQSSLLERATSFRDSNIIDVVSYNELKEAIAQGKWARGPWSASDKDEQKVKEETGATIRCFPFEQPTGTKKCLMTGNPADEVAIFAKSY, from the exons ATGGCAACGACATATGAAGACCTCTCATCTCTAATTATACAGCGCCACCACCAAATGGGTGCTCTTCGACTCCCTTCCCTCACTTCATTCTCCTCCGCCGCCGCGGCGGTGATTCCTCGCTGTCACCCCTGCCGTCGGATACGCCTGCCACTCCGTCGCATCACCGCGTCGAATTTCTCCTCCCAAAGCAGCACCGCTCAGAAAGAACTCGCGACTCCTTCCGAAGTCAAAGATGGCTCGCAAAAGCCCAAACTTCAGCAGGAAAAGGAGCGGGTTATTACCCCTCGCTCGCAGGACTTCAATGCTTGGTATTTGGACATAATTGCTAATGCGGAGCTAGCTGATTATGGCCCTGTCCGTGGAACCATGGTTATTCGCCCCTACGGTTACGCCATCTGGGAGGCGATTCag GAGTATTTGAATGTGAAGTTTAAGGAGACTGGTCATAGTAATATGTATTTCCCCCAG TTTATACCATATTCATTCATTGAGAAAGAAGCTAGCCATGTTGAAGGTTTTAGTCCAGAATTAGCTCTTGTTACAATTGGAGGAGGGAAGGAGCTAGAAGAAAAGCTTGTG GTTCGACCTACTAGTGAAACAATTGTAAACCACATGTTCACTCAATGGATCCATAGTTACCGTGATCTTCCACTTATGATCAATCAG TGGGTAAATGTGACAAGGTGGGAGATGCGTACTAAACCATTTGTCAGAACTCTTGAATTTCTTTGGCAGGAGGGTCACACGGCTCATGCCACTCCAGAAGAGGCAGAAAAGGAG GCGTTACAAATGATTGACGTATATATCAAATTCGCTTATGAGGAAGCTGCAATACCAGTTATTGCAGGTCGTAAATCAAAGATGGAGACATTTGCAGGTGCTTCAAAGACCTATACCATTGAAGCAATGATGGGAGATCGGAAGGCTTTGCAGGCTGGAACAAGTCACAACCTTGGGCAGAATTTTTCTCGTGCATTTGGAACACAG TTCACTGATGAGAATGGACAAAGGCAACATGTATGGCAGACATCATGGGCAATTAGCACCAGGTTTGTTGGTGGTATAATTATGACGCATGGAGATGACATTGGCTTGATGCTTCCTCCAAATCTAGCACCTGTGCAG GTTATGATAGTTCCAATCTGGAAGAAGCCCGATGAGAAAGCAGGAGTTTTAAATGCTGCCTCATCTGCGAGAGAAATTCTTCAAGCTGCCGGAATCAAGGTTAAAGTTGATGACTCAGAGCAGAGAACACCTGGGTGGAAGTTCAACTTTTGGGAAATGAAG GGGGTACCTCTGAGGATTGAAATTGGTCCTCGAGATGTTTTGAGTGGGAGTGTGGTTGTTTCTAGAAGAGATATTCCTGGAAAACAAGGAAAAGAATTCGGTATATCCATGGAATCTTCAACTTTGGTGGCTTATGTAAAAAGCAAGTTGGATGATGTCCAATCCTCACTTCTAGAACGAGCGACATCATTCCGAGATAG CAACATTATCGACGTGGTTTCTTACAACGAACTGAAAGAGGCAATAGCTCAAGGAAAATGGGCTAGGGGCCCTTGGTCAGCCAG CGACAAAGATGAACAAAAGGTGAAAGAAGAAACGGGGGCGACTATTAGATGTTTCCCTTTTGAACAGCCTACGGGAACCAAGAAATGCTTGATGACTGGCAATCCAGCAGATGAAGTTGCAATTTTCGCCAAATCTTATTAG